A single genomic interval of Coccidioides posadasii str. Silveira chromosome 1, complete sequence harbors:
- a CDS encoding uncharacterized protein (EggNog:ENOG410PPB4~COG:S~BUSCO:3938at33183), whose translation MDAATDSNPQPPVEPPAPSFSTDYWNSVNSIYPSNQPHDQPFGIGWDHPVFQQHDSHPHPHSHPHPHPHPQSQTPDLYAHPQHAWHQPPIQQGVVTEPQQNFELQSHFRMTSYQQPPQQSPPRSYDNPPQPNPAYPTYSFEPAPYYQNSLPAHNTSFAQSQVDLQRATLQNVTDNSLESHPAPYAAPPPLQPNIQPRPVAFASTYPTPSYHNTIDPQFLTATRHSMLQPDQGQRNVFVVNPADLERTNTTRNVQVPNGSVAKSTVLSSQHANLIQPQLIKNGIPAIPKPIQPRKKKEPVAKAKAPAKKDQVKIVKQDGDRISDSDTSSDSETEGAPEQSPLPLSRPTDLDGGVKYDAMKIVWFPRNRQPSAPAIRNAMVLFSDLVKGVRDVWKSRSEALKAAENQNQEDKIPAIKREVIMQRRLLDIIINTTLVNGHPSYVQRFGEHPIIVSAFYSFLLDRHTAADSDGALTVNILKLMTKFITMDQAMLEKTKNDKILSRFVKKGGETIKKLAQAVLENAALATKNKSESAKAATKENTTQVKKELSEVPYPHALNRNPGQPNAKKRAREPEGSNGPAPKRVVSPPNAKTVSRPLAASATNTQRGIASGSDNKPASQNATQPIKPKANIVTPKPTPSLFSSLMSASKKPGTSNAARAAAAAAAAKEKAKTEQETPRPPPRPAFSFAETLADLSKPKEVTSAKPVEELPPETEEEKAKRLRKEERRKLRVSWKPDDSLVEVRLFTHDPEEEIGRDDSAKRDVSDLAGEGRTLKMHRGLDDLDEDDDDDDMLAYRCPSEIDFTDLEASDRERNFVKTGGEKAPKSPAKEDQDQREANTLSVFYTSPEDVPVSPKEPPTPEKDEEAYEPEDDFGQPSDQVKARSAKYFAAMAAMAAMAAKATGARTPGAGVAPQSAPPVPAAPPAPQVQPSAQMDISSLLKVLQHNQLPPVQPQQQQPAPQSNMSDLERIFNQFRETNQAPVQQQQQLPPAAPVATQGLDWQKLLNVMALQKQMQPAPTFPQVQATQGPDLAAILAQLNPGTQQGQQQQQQMAQSFDFSQQVVTPYENPERKRYREAAETEDADDNGYGYNKRSRANGDSGKSKKHPKAGLVPCRYWKEGKCLKGSDCTFRHDPLD comes from the exons ATGGACGCCGCGACCGACTCAAACCCTCAACCGCCGGTCGAACCGCCGGCACCCTCGTTCTCAACCGACTACTGGAATAGCGTGAACTCCATATATCCGTCCAACCAGCCCCACGACCAGCCTTTTGGCATCGGGTGGGATCACCCCGTTTTCCAACAACATGACTCGCATCCACATCCGCATTCCCATCCACACCCGCACCCACACCCTCAGTCGCAGACGCCCGACCTGTATGCTCATCCTCAGCACGCATGGCACCAACCTCCGATCCAGCAGGGCGTGGTTACCGAGCCACAGCAGAACTTCGAACTTCAGAGCCACTTTCGAATGACCTCCTATCAGCAGCCTCCTCAGCAATCCCCCCCCCGGTCCTACGATAATCCACCACAACCCAACCCGGCATATCCAACGTACTCCTTCGAACCAGCTCCCTATTACCAGAACTCTCTCCCGGCCCATAACACATCGTTTGCACAATCTCAGGTGGATCTGCAAAGGGCCACTCTACAAAATGTCACAGACAATTCTCTTGAAAGCCATCCCGCCCCTTATGCCGCTCCTCCACCTCTACAACCGAATATCCAG CCGCGACCGGTTGCGTTCGCCTCCACATATCCGACCCCTAGCTATCACAATACCATTGATCCTCAGTTTCTTACAGCTACCCGACATTCCATGCTTCAGCCTGACCAGGGCCAGAGAAATGTCTTCGTTGTCAACCCGGCAGATCTTGAACGCACTAATACTACGAG AAATGTCCAGGTTCCGAATGGCAGCGTGGCCAAATCCACTGTCCTCTCATCCCAACACGCAAACCTCATCCAACCGCAGCTGATTAAAAATG GAATCCCGGCGATTCCCAAGCCAATTCAACCACGTAAGAAAAAAGAACCTGTGGCCAAGGCGAAGGCCCCCGCAAAAAAGGATCAGGTCAAAATAGTAAAGCAGGATGGCGATCGCATCTCCGACAGCGACACCTCATCAGATTCTGAGACGGAAGGAGCGCCGGAGCAGTCGCCTCTTCCTCTATCGCGACCTACCGACCTCGATGGTGGCGTCAAATATGACGCAATGAAAATTGTCTGGTTTCCGAGGAACCGACAGCCATCAGCTCCCGCTATACGAAACGCGATGGTTTTATTCTCAGACCTAGTAAAAGGTGTACGCGACGTTTGGAAGTCTCGGAGTGAGGCTCTCAAAGCTGcagaaaatcaaaatcaagagGATAAGATCCCGGCAATCAAAAGAGAGGTCATCATGCAGCGACGATTGCTGgatatcatcatcaacacCACTCTTGTCAACGGCCACCCTTCTTATGTTCAAAG ATTCGGTGAACATCCAATTATCGTCTCCGCATTttattcttttcttttggaCCGTCACACCGCTGCCGATAGCGATGGTGCACTAACGGTCAATATACTCAAG TTGATGACCAAATTCATAACAATGGATCAAGCTATGCTTGAAAAGACCAAAAACGATAAGATTCTCTCCCGGTTTGTCAAAAAGGGCGGCGAGACCATTAAGAAGCTCGCACAAGCCGTCCTCGAGAATGCAGCTCTGGCGACAAAGAATAAATCCGAGTCGGCCAAGGCTGctacaaaagaaaatacaaCACAGGTTAAGAAAGAATTATCCGAGGTCCCTTATCCTCACGCCCTAAATCGAAACCCTGGCCAGCCCAATGCCAAGAAACGAGCTCGAGAGCCTGAAGGTAGCAATGGCCCAGCACCAAAACGAGTAGTCTCACCACCAAATGCAAAGACAGTTTCAAGGCCTCTGGCAGCCAGTGCAACCAACACACAGCGTGGCATTGCCTCTGGTAGTGACAATAAACCGGCGTCACAAAATGCAACCCAGCCTATCAAACCCAAGGCAAACATCGTTACCCCTAAACCGACTCCGAGCCTCTTCAGCAGTTTAATGTCCGCCTCGAAGAAACCGGGAACGTCTAATGCCGCCCGTGCTGCCGCTGCCGCCGCTGCTGCtaaagaaaaagcaaa AACTGAACAAGAAACACCACGCCCTCCACCGAGGCCAGCCTTCTCGTTTGCAGAAACGTTGGCTGATTTGAGCAAGCCTAAAGAGGTCACTTCGGCAAAACCAGTCGAGGAGTTGCCACCAGAGacggaagaagagaaggccAAGAGGCTCAGAAAGGAGGAAAGACGTAAACTTCGAGTCTCTTGGAAACCTGATGATAGTCTAGTCGAAGTTCGGTTGTTCACTCATGATCCAGAAGAGGAAATCGGCCGAGATGACAGTGCCAAGCGCGATGTTAGTGACCTTGCTGGAGAAGGTCGAACACTCAAAATGCATCGCGGTCTGGACGATTTggacgaggatgatgatgacgacgataTGCTGGCTTACCGTTGTCCTTCAG AAATCGATTTTACCGACCTTGAGGCCAGCGATCGCGAAAGGAATTTTGTCAAGACTGGCGGCGAAAAGGCACCGAAGAGTCCTGCGAAGGAAGACCAGGACCAGAGAGAGGCCAACACTCTAAGCGTATTCTATACATCTCCTGAGGACGTCCCTGTCTCTCCCAAAGAACCACCAACCCCTGAAAAGGACGAAGAAGCCTATGAGCCTGAAGATGACTTTGGACAGCCCAGCGATCAGGTCAAG GCCCGATCCGCGAAATACTTTGCTGCCATGGCTGCCATGGCTGCCATGGCCGCCAAAGCGACTGGTGCTAGAACTCCTGGTGCTGGCGTCGCACCACAATCGGCGCCGCCAGTTCCAGCAGCTCCTCCAGCTCCACAGGTCCAGCCTTCGGCACAAATGGATATCTCTTCGTTGCTCAAAGTCCTACAACACAATCAATTACCCCCAGTTCAACCCCAGCAACAGCAGCCCGCACCGCAATCCAACATGTCTGACCTCGAAAGAATTTTTAATCAATTTCGCGAGACGAACCAAGCCCCCGtgcaacaacaacaacaactaCCGCCAGCCGCGCCGGTGGCTACGCAAGGCCTCGATTGGCAGAAGCTGCTAAATGTCATGGCCCTTCAGAAACAAATGCAACCAGCTCCGACCTTTCCGCAAGTGCAGGCCACCCAAGGCCCTGATTTGGCTGCCATCTTAGCTCAGTTGAACCCAGGCACGCAGCAAGgacagcagcaacagcagcagaTGGCCCAGTCGTTTGACTTTAGCCAACAGGTTGTAACTCCTTACGAAAATCCAGAGCGGAAGCGCTACCGTGAGGCCGCGGAAACCGAGGATGCAGATGATAATGGCTACGGATATAATAAGCGTTCCAGGGCGAACGGCGATTCCGGAAAGTCTAAAAAACAT CCTAAAGCAGGTTTAGTTCCCTGCCGTTACTGGAAAGAAGGCAAATGCCTGAAAGGTTCAGACTGTACCTTTAGACATGATCCTCTCGATTAA
- a CDS encoding uncharacterized protein (EggNog:ENOG410PQYR~TransMembrane:2 (i21-40o74-92i)) — protein MSTSRRPTSRREPEPNVTCMGMCMYGIGAGLLGVAAMTVGEKVEQYFTGRPSSLVPGRALESLLKLTPRPDSQMFSLNVLMSYTQGAVAGVARAMMSFHGIRGPIADFLFVGVRLAVDQALEVWSGVGSWPWNWPPSEQAYELLHKTVYALSTGYLVDCWLH, from the exons ATGTCGACCTCACGCCGTCCAACCAGCCGGCGTGAGCCAGAGCCGAATGTCACCTGCATGGGAATGTGCATGTACGGCATTGGAGCCGGGCTCCTGGGCGTTGCCGC CATGACCGTTGGCGAAAAGGTGGAGCAGTACTTCACCGGCCGCCCTAGTTCCCTTGTTCCCGGCCGCGCTCTCGAAAGCCTCCTCAAACTCACCCCGCGTCCCGACAGCCAGATGTTCTCGCTCAATGTATTGATGAGTTACACCCAGGGCGCCGTGGCGGGTGTGGCTCGTGCCATGATGAGTTTCCACGGGATCCGGGGGCCCATTGCCGACTTCTTGTTCGTCGGGGTGAGGCTGGCAGTTGATCAGGCCCTGGAAGTTTGGAGTGGGGTTGGCTCGTGGCCTTG GAACTGGCCGCCGAGCGAGCAAGCCTATGAATTGCTACATAAGACGGTGTATGCATTGTCAACAGGATACCTGGTGGACTGTTGGCTTCATTGA
- a CDS encoding uncharacterized protein (EggNog:ENOG410PS8E~COG:T~TransMembrane:1 (o656-681i)), protein MGSNQLTLTVHCLDGHNPISDRVVSLDSNTHRIVLGRSSKVQAKNLVPYANNLWFDNPVLSRNHAEFTIIARREEAYLIDTKSMHGTWVNDHKLSSGKRALLEDGDIITFGARVTRGTEAFEPLRVRLGLSWAKGDSDGAIAKKSVPRPTNTFVVPDDDYDPEDGKIDVERDLGCDPEPEHQIAPGPDAVSNVHSPPLSSKEEGDDDGDDEDEDNSPRTSPIDHSTEKCPKENRPSSDIYARSDASGLFVQENDIEVAIPVSKNNTGPAEDAPKDGYTVIAEGLLSDVLEDSSVESIYSEDEFGDEADELEVIDNPQIPDADDRVVTQNATVIARLGEAVLPSTPESMQRDESVVVVPNHAQPMPQSTEESEPLCASPSMSQLPQWPRAFPREPSHQESTTSYPSLKVPTKNDTRGRSEKQAFTDSSHTSLLRTVDSGLNGWASWPSASRPVDLPKPPYTEGPFAGSTPGEMPAETYAIRRELRPDYMDFWQGPYSSKAAPLLPEFEFDLGRPSALLDPPGAGYDNPPWGTSCECKEDANHFDTRNTAESSHSNTKAENILGQTARAATGKILKRKFEEADISIKQGTDSFSHGEALPYPQPRDTAPKKPEFDSPRNEAGSTEARKEQVDPGPVDTHQPSKRTKVDNERPARMKSIAGYAATAAVGVFVGGVGAIVALASLPPDFFS, encoded by the exons ATGGGGAGCAATCAAT TAACCCTGACCGTTCACTGCCTGGATGGCCACAACCCAATCTCCGATCGAGTCGTCTCTTTGGACTCTAACACCCATCGGATTGTCCTTGGCCGTTCTTCAAAAGTTCAAGCGAAGAACCTCGTTCCTTACGCCAACAACCTATGGTTCGACAACCCCGTGCTCTCTCGCAACCATGCAGAGTTCACTATCATCGCAAGGCGGGAG GAAGCGTACCTGATAGACACCAAGTCAATGCATGGAACATGGGTGAATGATCACAAACTTTCGAGTGGCAAAAGAGCTCTACTGGAGGATGGTGACATTATAACTTTTGGAGCCAGAGTTACTCGAGGCACAG AGGCATTTGAACCCCTCCGAGTACGCCTCGGGCTCTCTTGGGCGAAAGGAGACAGTGATGG AGCAATAGCGAAGAAATCTGTTCCTCGACCGACAAACACATTTGTTGTGCCTGATGACGACTACGACCCGGAAGATGGCAAGATTGACGTTGAAAGAGACCTTGGATGCGATCCGGAACCCGAGCATCAAATAGCTCCCGGCCCAGATGCTGTGTCAAATGTGCATTCGCCTCCTTTATCCTCAAAAGAGGAGGGAGATGACGACGGTGATGATGAGGACGAGGATAACTCTCCACGAACGTCCCCTATCGATCATAGTACCGAAAAATGCCCCAAGGAAAATCGACCCTCATCAGATATATATGCAAGATCAGACGCCTCTGGCCTATTTGTACAAGAGAACGACATCGAAGTTGCCATCCCTGTCAGCAAGAACAACACTGGTCCGGCAGAGGATGCGCCAAAGGATGGTTACACCGTCATTGCTGAAGGCCTCTTGTCCGACGTGTTAGAGGATTCCAGCGTCGAGTCCATCTATTCCGAGGATGAATTTGGGGACGAAGCTGATGAACTCGAGGTTATCGATAACCCTCAGATTCCGGATGCAGATGACCGTGTTGTAACCCAAAATGCGACCGTCATTGCGCGCCTTGGTGAAGCTGTCCTCCCCTCTACCCCCGAGTCAATGCAACGCGATGAGTcagttgttgttgtgccCAATCATGCGCAGCCGATGCCTCAGTCAACAGAGGAGAGTGAACCGTTGTGTGCGTCCCCGAGCATGAGTCAATTGCCACAATGGCCCAGAGCATTCCCCAGAGAGCCATCCCACCAGGAGAGTACCACATCCTATCCGTCTCTGAAAGTACCCACAAAGAATGACACTCGCGGAAGGTCGGAAAAGCAAGCATTCACAGACTCCAGCCACACGTCGCTCCTCAGAACCGTGGACTCAGGCTTAAACGGCTGGGCTTCTTGGCCCTCTGCATCGCGACCCGTTGACTTGCCGAAACCCCCTTATACCGAGGGTCCGTTTGCAGGCAGTACTCCAGGGGAAATGCCGGCGGAGACATATGCTATTCGCAGAGAGCTCCGGCCCGACTACATGGATTTTTGGCAAGGGCCTTACTCGTCTAAAGCAGCCCCCCTCCTTCCCGAATTCGAATTCGATCTCGGGAGGCCTTCAGCGCTTTTAGATCCTCCGGGCGCCGGCTACGATAACCCGCCATGGGGAACATCGTGTGAGTGTAAAGAAGACGCGAATCATTTCGACACCCGAAATACTGCAGAATCCAGCCACTCCAACACTAAAGCAGAGAATATTCTGGGCCAAACCGCTCGGGCAGCAACAGGAAAGATCCTAAAAAGGAAATTTGAGGAAGCAGACATATCGATCAAGCAAGGCACCGATTCATTCTCTCACGGTGAAGCGCTGCCCTATCCACAACCACGAGACACTGCTCCCAAAAAACCAGAGTTTGACTCCCCACGTAATGAAGCGGGTTCTACGGAAGCAAGAAAGGAACAAGTTGATCCTGGCCCGGTTGACACTCATCAGCCGAGCAAACGAACGAAAGTTGACAATGAACGACCTGCGCGGATGAAGAGTATTGCTGGATACGCGGCAACCGCGGCGGTCGGCGTGTTTGTTGGGGGAGTGGGAGCCATTGTGGCCCTGGCGTCTTTGCCTCCCGACTTTTTCAGCTAA
- the SLY1 gene encoding Vesicle trafficking between the ER and Golgi (EggNog:ENOG410PI5M~COG:U~BUSCO:2750at33183) encodes MAASPFSLRQRQIAAIERILNLNHDPPETTEFGNEPPAANRAITHTAPLLNEDGDPIWKVLVFDNLGRDVISSVLRVNDLRGWGVTIHLNINSRRYPIPDVPVLYLVEPTADNVQMITNDLSKGLYAPAYINFLSSVPRPLLEDFAAQIATTGTSEKVAQIYDQYLNFIVAEPELFSLGMGKDTYWKINSAQTRDEDLDALIDRIVSGLFSVSVTMGAIPIIRCPKGGAAELIATKLDRKLRDHILNSKDNLFTSGSQRGLSVPSARPVLIIVDRNVDLVPMLSHSWTYQSLVHDVLTMHLNRITMEAPTDDSNPTKGATKRSYDLTASDFFWSRNAGAPFPQVAEDIDAELTRYKEDANDITKKTGASSIEDLQNDTSSSAQYLKAAITLLPELRERKAVLDMHMNIATALLKGIKDRQLDNFFQMEENIGKQTKQQMLEILADPNRGDDPTDKLRLFLIWFLSIESDLSRAELTRFEEALVQAGCKDVSSIAYVKRVREITRMTMMTTSAATPQPPSSDLFRGFSSLSNRLTDRIASGALGANFDSLISGVKNFLPVNKDLTLTKITESIMDPASASSSAIAKTENYLYFDPRSANARGAMPPSASLRNTSQVGIPGSLGAPGPGTSATFGQRRQAFSEAIVFTVGGGSMEEYGNLQDWVKRTGGGTGAGQTSTGGGASAVVSGVPQRRVVYGSTELLNAGDFLREALEPLGRES; translated from the exons ATGGCCGCCAGCCCGTTCTCCCTGCGGCAGCGACAAATTG CCGCAATTGAGAGAATTTTAAACCTGAACCACGACCCTCCCGAGACCACGGAATTTGGCAACGAGCCGCCTGCAGCCAACAGAGCTATAACTCACACTGCCCCTCTCCTGAACGAGGATGGCGATCCGATATGGAAGGTTCTTGTATTTGACAACCTGGGCAGAGATGTTATCAGTAGCGTATTACGTGTGAACGACCTTCGCGGTTGGGGAGTCACCATCCATCT TAACATCAATTCCCGCCGCTATCCCATTCCCGATGTTCCAGTACTTTACCTTGTCGAACCTACGGCCGACAACGTCCAAATGATCACAAATGACCTTTCCAAAGGACTATACGCCCCCGCATATATTAACTTCCTTTCGTCTGTTCCACGGCCTCTCCTCGAGGATTTCGCCGCCCAGATCGCCACGACAGGGACATCAGAGAAGGTGGCACAGATATACGACCAGTATTTAAATTTTATTGTCGCAGAGCCAGAGCTCTTTAGCTTGGGGATGGGCAAAGATACGTACTGGAAAATTAACAGTGCACAAACACGAGATGAGGACTTGGATGCATTGATAGACAGAATCGTTAGCGGCCTGTTTAGCGTCAGCGTTACTATGG GCGCCATTCCTATTATCAGATGTCCAAAAGGCGGCGCGGCAGAGCTGATTGCTACGAAACTCGATCGCAAGCTTCGAGACCATATCCTTAACTCTAAAGATAACCTTTTCACCAGTGGCAGCCAGAGAGGTCTAAGTGTGCCGTCCGCCAGACCAGTTCTCATTATAGTGGATCGTAATGTCGACCTGGTTCCCATGCTGTCACATTCCTGGACATATCAATCCCTGGTTCACGACGTTTTAACGATGCATCTGAATCGCATAACCATGGAGGCTCCGACTGATGATTCGAATCCGACTAAGGGTGCTACGAAGCGCTCGTACGACCTCACAGCTAGCGACTTCTTTTGGTCCCGCAATGCTGGAGCCCCTTTCCCACAAGTTGCTGAAGATATCGACGCAGAGCTTACGAGGTACAAAGAGGATGCCAACGACATCACCAAGAAAACAGGAGCTTCTTCCATTGAGGATCTTCAGAACGACACTTCGTCCTCAGCGCAGTACCTGAAAGCCGCAATCACTCTCCTACCTGAACTTCGCGAACGCAAGGCTGTTCTTGATATGCATATGAATATTGCGACTGCATTGCTAAAAGGTATAAAAGACCGCCAGCTAGATAATTTTTTCCAAATGGAGGAAAACATCGGTAAACAAACTAAGCAGCAAATGCTCGAAATCCTTGCCGACCCCAACCGTGGAGATGATCCAACCGATAAACTCCGCCTCTTCTTAATATGGTTCCTCAGCATAGAATCCGATCTTTCGCGCGCTGAATTAACCCGATTTGAGGAAGCTCTCGTCCAAGCCGGATGCAAAGACGTTAGCTCCATCGCATACGTCAAACGTGTTCGCGAAATTACGCGTATGACAATGATGACCACTTCTGCCGCAACTCCTCAGCCTCCTTCCTCCGACCTCTTCCGCGGCTTCTCATCTCTTTCCAACCGCCTAACAGACCGTATCGCATCAGGTGCACTCGGTGCAAACTTTGATTCCCTAATATCGGGAGTTAAGAACTTCCTTCCTGTAAACAAAGACCTCACCCTAACCAAAATCACCGAATCCATAATGGACCCGGCGTCTGCATCGAGCTCCGCTATAGCGAAGACTGAAAATTACCTTTACTTTGACCCTCGCAGCGCCAACGCCCGCGGCGCTATGCCTCCATCGGCATCGTTACGCAACACTTCACAGGTCGGAATACCCGGGTCTTTAGGAGCACCCGGCCCCGGAACAAGTGCCACATTTGGCCAGCGACGACAAGCGTTCAGCGAGGCAATTGTATTCACAGTGGGTGGTGGAAGTATGGAGGAATATGGGAACCTACAAGATTGGGTTAAGCGGACTGGTGGCGGAACAGGTGCAGGCCAGACGTCTACTGGCGGTGGTGCCAGCGCTGTTGTCAGTGGAGTTCCCCAGCGGAGGGTTGTATATGGTAGTACAGAGCTTTTGAATGCTGGTGATTTCTTGAGGGAGGCCTTAGAACCCTTAGGGAGGGAGAGTTAA